One Paroedura picta isolate Pp20150507F chromosome 16, Ppicta_v3.0, whole genome shotgun sequence genomic region harbors:
- the RUVBL2 gene encoding ruvB-like 2: protein MATAAATKVPEVRDVTRIERIGAHSHIRGLGLDDTLEPRQVSQGMVGQLAARRAAGVILEMIKEGKIAGRAVLIAGQPGTGKTAIAMGMAQALGLDTPFTAIAGSEIFSLEMSKTEALTQAFRRSIGVRIKEETEIIEGEVVEIQIDRPATGTGAKVGKLTLKTTEMETIYDLGTKMIESLTKEKVQAGDVITIDKATGKITKLGRSFTRARDYDAMGSQTKFVQCPDGELQKRKEVVHTVSLHEIDVINSRTQGFLALFSGDTGEIKSEVREQINAKVAEWREEGKAEVIPGVLFIDEVHMLDIECFSFLNRALESDMAPVLIMATNRGITRIRGTNYQSPHGIPIDLLDRLLIISTSPYSDKETKQILKIRCEEEDVEMNEDAYTVLTRIGLETSLRYAIQLITAASLVCRKRKGTEVQVDDIKRVYSLFLDESRSTQYMKEYQDAFMFNELKGETMDTS, encoded by the exons ATGGCAACGGCGGCG gCTACCAAGGTCCCTGAAGTTCGAGATGTCACCCGCATTGAGCGCATTG GTGCTCACTCTCACATTCGAGGGCTTGGCTTGGATGATACCTTGGAACCCAGACAG GTATCCCAGGGTATGGTAGGCCAGCTGGCTGCCCGGCGTGCTGCTGGTGTGATCCTGGAGATGATCAAGGAGGGAAAAATTGCTGGTCGGGCTGTTCTGATCGCGGGCCAGCCGGGCACAGGGAAAACAGCCATTGCCATGG GGATGGCACAGGCACTGGGTCTCGACACCCCCTTCACAGCTATTGCCGGCAGCGAAATTTTCTCCCTGGAGATGAGCAAGACCGAGGCGCTGACTCAGGCCTTCCGACGCTCCATTGGCGTCCGCATCAA AGAGGAAACAGAAATAATTGAAGGAGAAGTGGTCGAGATCCAAATAGACCGCCCAGCCACCGGCACG GGTGCCAAGGTGGGGAAGCTGACCTTGAAAACGACTGAAATGGAGACCATCTACGACTTAGGCACAAAGATGATTGAGTCCTTGACCAAGGAGAAGGTGCAGGCTGG AGACGTTATCACTATTGACAAAGCCACGGGGAAGATTACCAAACTGGGGCGCTCTTTCACCCGGGCCCGGGATTACGATGCCATGGGTTCACAG acCAAGTTTGTGCAGTGTCCCGACGGAGAGCTGCAGAAGCGCAAGGAGGTGGTGCACACAGTCTCCTTGCACGAAATTGACGTCATCAACAGCCGCACACAGGGCTTCCTGGCCCTCTTCTCTG GTGACACAGGAGAGATAAAGTCAGAGGTGCGGGAGCAGATCAACGCCAAGGTAGCAGAGTGGCGAGAGGAGGGCAAAGCTGAGGTGATTCCAGGG GTTCTGTTCATCGATGAGGTCCACATGCTGGACATCGAGTGCTTCTCCTTCCTGAACCGGGCCCTAGAGAGTGACATGGCCCCCGTCCTCATCATGGCCACCAACCGAGGCATCACCAG GATTCGTGGCACTAACTACCAGAGCCCCCACGGGATCCCTATTGACCTGCTGGATCGCCTGCTCATCATCTCCACCTCCCCGTACAGCGACAAGGAGACCAAGCAGATCCTGAAGATCCG GTGTGAGGAGGAAGATGTCGAGATGAATGAAGACGCCTACACAGTGTTGACCCGCATCGGTTTGGAGACCTCCCTGCGCTACGCCATCCAGCTCATCACGGCAGCCAGCCTGGTGTGCCGGAAACGGAAG ggcacagaggttcAAGTGGACGACATTAAACGTGTATACTCACTCTTCTTGGATGAATCCCGATCCACTCAGTACATGAAAGAATACCAGGACGCCTTTATGTTCAATGAACTCA AGGGGGAGACCATGGACACATCATGA